A single window of Solanum dulcamara chromosome 5, daSolDulc1.2, whole genome shotgun sequence DNA harbors:
- the LOC129889889 gene encoding probable trehalose-phosphate phosphatase F, which translates to MDLNSTQASPVLTDPSPLNKSRLGIHSSLFPYSQSGPSFSTSVLSIPRKKSAKLDDVRSNGWLDAMKSSSPPRKKILKEVNIDVSSDDADVTYLSWMIKYPSALNCFQQIMRQARNKQIVIFLDYDGTLSPIVDDPDRAFMSNEMRSAVRNVAKYFPTAIISGRRRDKVYELVGLTELYYAGSHGMDIMLPVENTLSANDSNCIKDTDQQGKEVNLFQPARKFLSMIDEVFRTLVEKTKDIKGAKVENHKFCASVHYRNVDENNWPVIAQYVHDVLKTYPRLRLTHGRKVLEVRPDIDWDKGKAVEFLLESLGFSNHKDVLPIYIGDDRTDEDAFKVLRGKYKGYGILVSTIPKESKAFFSLKDTSQVKKFLESLAKTMEVEDDI; encoded by the exons ATGGACTTGAATTCGACCCAAGCTTCTCCAGTTCTTACTGATCCTTCACCATTGAACAAGTCCAGATTGGGAATCCATTCTAGTTTATTTCCTTATTCACAATCTGGGCCTTCATTCTCCACTAGTGTGCTATCAATTCCTAGAAAGAAGTCAGCGAAGCTTGATGATGTTCGATCCAATGGTTGGCTTGACGCAATGAAGTCGTCTTCACCTCCTAGGAAGAAGATTCTGAAGGAAGTAAACATTGATGTTTCTTCCGATGATGCTGATGTTACTTACCTTTCTTGGATG ATAAAGTATCCATCAGCTCTCAACTGCTTTCAGCAAATTATGAGGCAAGCAAGGAATAAACAGATAGTGATTTTCTTAGATTACGATGGGACTCTTTCTCCTATCGTTGATGACCCTGACCGTGCTTTTATGTCCAATGAG ATGCGCTCTGCTGTCCGTAATGTTGCAAAGTATTTCCCAACAGCAATCATCAGTGGGAGAAGACGTGATAAG GTTTATGAGCTGGTAGGTCTAACAGAACTCTATTATGCCGGTAGCCACGGTATGGACATCATGCTGCCAGTAGAAAATACGTTGTCTGCTAACGATTCAAATTGTATCAAAGATACTGACCAGCAG GGCAAGGAAGTCAATCTGTTCCAGCCTGCTCGTAAATTTTTATCAATGATTGATGAG GTTTTTAGAACCCTTGTCGAGAAAACTAAAGACATTAAGGGTGCAAAAGTTGAGAACCATAAGTTTTGCGCTTCTGTACATTACCGTAATGTAGATGAGAAT AATTGGCCTGTCATTGCACAATATGTCCATGATGTCTTGAAAACCTACCCTCGGCTACGGCTAACTCATGGGCGAAAG GTTTTAGAGGTCCGTCCTGATATTGACTGGGACAAAGGAAAAGCAGTTGAATTTCTTCTGGAATCACTAG GTTTTAGCAACCACAAAGACGTGCTCCCGATATATATTGGAGATGATAGAACAGACGAAGACGCATTCAAG GTATTGAGGGGGAAATATAAAGGTTATGGAATTCTTGTTTCAACTATCCCAAAAGAGAGCAAAgctttcttctctctcaaagaTACTTCACAG GTGAAAAAGTTCTTAGAATCTCTTGCGAAAACGATGGAAGTTGAAGATGATATATAA
- the LOC129889891 gene encoding uncharacterized protein LOC129889891 isoform X1 encodes MPSSLHAPLYSSLSSSSVLQDRKLRNAVNFGKSNLIFKPRRSFPPIRASTGFSSSLDTGLSTELDAVASHSEIVPDTVIFDDFEKFPPTAATVSSSLLLGICGLPDTKFKSAVDRALADSECYGLESSDLQMSCFFNKALANVGGDLAKLVPGRVSTEVDARLAYDTHGIVRKVHELLKAYTEIEVPPERLLFKIPATWQGIEASRVLEAEGIQTHLTFVYSFCQAAAAAQAGASVIQIFVGRLRDWSRNHTGDSEIDSALRRGEDPGLALVTKAYNYIHKYGHKTKLMAAAVRNKQDVFNLLGNFRVDYIITPLKVLQSLKESVTLPDEKYSFTRRLSPQSAAAFNFTQDELQKWDQYSFSSAMGPASVELLTIGMDGYINQAKRVEELFGKIWPPPNV; translated from the exons ATGCCATCCTCTTTGCATGCTCCGCTATACTCCTCTCTCTCATCTTCCTCAGTTCTTCAG GACAGAAAGCTGAGAAATGCAGTTAATTTCGGGAAGTCAAATTTGATTTTCAAGCCTCGTCGATCGTTTCCTCCAATTCGAGCTTCCACtggcttctcttcttctctcgaTACCG GTTTGAGTACTGAATTGGATGCTGTAGCAAGTCATAGTGAGATCGTTCCAGATACAGTCATTTTCGATGATTTCGAGAA ATTTCCTCCAACGGCTGCTACTGTAAGCTCTTCTCTGCTCTTAGGCATATGCGGTCTTCCTGATACAAAATTTAAG AGTGCCGTAGACAGAGCTTTAGCAGATTCCGAGTGTTATGGATTGGAGAGTTCTGATCTTCAGATGTCTTGTTTCTTCAACAAG GCTTTAGCAAACGTTGGTGGTGATCTAGCAAAGCTTGTGCCTGGTCGAGTTTCAACTGAAGTGGATGCTCGCCTCGCATACGACACACATGGCATTGTGCGAAAG GTGCATGAACTTTTGAAAGCCTATACCGAAATTGAAGTGCCTCCAGAACGATTGCTGTTCAAAATTCCAGCAACTTGGCAA gGAATTGAGGCATCAAGGGTGCTGGAAGCTGAGGGTATACAGACACATTTGACTTTTGTTTACAG CTTTTGTCaagctgctgctgctgctcaAGCTGGTGCTTCTGTCATTCAGATTTTTGTTGGTCGCCTGAGG GATTGGTCTCGCAATCACACTGGTGACTCTGAAATTGATAGTGCTCTTAGAAGAGGAGAAGACCCAGGGTTGGCTTTG GTAACAAAAGCTTATAACTACATCCACAAGTATGGGCACAAAACAAAGCTGATGGCTGCAGCAGTACGGAACAAGCAGGACGTCTTCAACCTTTTGGG CAACTTCAGGGTGGATTACATTATTACCCCATTGAAGGTATTGCAATCTCTTAAAGAATCTGTGACCCTACCTGATGAGAAGTACTCATTTACACGAAGGTTATCCCCACAATCAGCCGCTGCCTTCAATTTCACTCAAGATGAG CTTCAAAAGTGGGATCAGTATAGCTTTTCGTCAGCTATGGGTCCTGCATCGGTGGAGCTCCTCACTATTGGAATGGATGGCTATATTAATCAGGCTAAGCGGGTTGAAGAATTGTTTGGCAAGATATGGCCACCACCAAATGTATGA
- the LOC129889891 gene encoding uncharacterized protein LOC129889891 isoform X2: MPSSLHAPLYSSLSSSSVLQDRKLRNAVNFGKSNLIFKPRRSFPPIRASTGFSSSLDTGLSTELDAVASHSEIVPDTVIFDDFEKFPPTAATVSSSLLLGICGLPDTKFKSAVDRALADSECYGLESSDLQMSCFFNKALANVGGDLAKLVPGRVSTEVDARLAYDTHGIVRKVHELLKAYTEIEVPPERLLFKIPATWQGIEASRVLEAEGIQTHLTFVYSFCQAAAAAQAGASVIQIFVGRLRDWSRNHTGDSEIDSALRRGEDPGLALVTKAYNYIHKYGHKTKLMAAAVRNKQDVFNLLGVDYIITPLKVLQSLKESVTLPDEKYSFTRRLSPQSAAAFNFTQDELQKWDQYSFSSAMGPASVELLTIGMDGYINQAKRVEELFGKIWPPPNV; the protein is encoded by the exons ATGCCATCCTCTTTGCATGCTCCGCTATACTCCTCTCTCTCATCTTCCTCAGTTCTTCAG GACAGAAAGCTGAGAAATGCAGTTAATTTCGGGAAGTCAAATTTGATTTTCAAGCCTCGTCGATCGTTTCCTCCAATTCGAGCTTCCACtggcttctcttcttctctcgaTACCG GTTTGAGTACTGAATTGGATGCTGTAGCAAGTCATAGTGAGATCGTTCCAGATACAGTCATTTTCGATGATTTCGAGAA ATTTCCTCCAACGGCTGCTACTGTAAGCTCTTCTCTGCTCTTAGGCATATGCGGTCTTCCTGATACAAAATTTAAG AGTGCCGTAGACAGAGCTTTAGCAGATTCCGAGTGTTATGGATTGGAGAGTTCTGATCTTCAGATGTCTTGTTTCTTCAACAAG GCTTTAGCAAACGTTGGTGGTGATCTAGCAAAGCTTGTGCCTGGTCGAGTTTCAACTGAAGTGGATGCTCGCCTCGCATACGACACACATGGCATTGTGCGAAAG GTGCATGAACTTTTGAAAGCCTATACCGAAATTGAAGTGCCTCCAGAACGATTGCTGTTCAAAATTCCAGCAACTTGGCAA gGAATTGAGGCATCAAGGGTGCTGGAAGCTGAGGGTATACAGACACATTTGACTTTTGTTTACAG CTTTTGTCaagctgctgctgctgctcaAGCTGGTGCTTCTGTCATTCAGATTTTTGTTGGTCGCCTGAGG GATTGGTCTCGCAATCACACTGGTGACTCTGAAATTGATAGTGCTCTTAGAAGAGGAGAAGACCCAGGGTTGGCTTTG GTAACAAAAGCTTATAACTACATCCACAAGTATGGGCACAAAACAAAGCTGATGGCTGCAGCAGTACGGAACAAGCAGGACGTCTTCAACCTTTTGGG GGTGGATTACATTATTACCCCATTGAAGGTATTGCAATCTCTTAAAGAATCTGTGACCCTACCTGATGAGAAGTACTCATTTACACGAAGGTTATCCCCACAATCAGCCGCTGCCTTCAATTTCACTCAAGATGAG CTTCAAAAGTGGGATCAGTATAGCTTTTCGTCAGCTATGGGTCCTGCATCGGTGGAGCTCCTCACTATTGGAATGGATGGCTATATTAATCAGGCTAAGCGGGTTGAAGAATTGTTTGGCAAGATATGGCCACCACCAAATGTATGA
- the LOC129888534 gene encoding acid beta-fructofuranosidase 2, vacuolar yields the protein MLISNSEEINNGVPYTQLPESDNNHSGNSPVAATWRRPKKMTFMILTGLVAFFLFFVAVKYGNYEDIDDVDSGLQETVCNMLGSNLMPLTNMRTLARGKAEGVSAKSRGQFLGARPFPWTKNILAWQRTSFHFQPKKNWMNDPNGPLYYKGWYHLFYQYNSEAAVWGNIVWGHAVSRDLIHWQHLPVAMVADQWYDINGVWTGSATFLPDGKLIMLYTGSTNESVQVQNLAYPADPSDPLLRKWIKYEGNPVLVPPPGIAQKDFRDPTTAWTTPEGKWRITIGSKVNRTGISLVYDTIDFKNFELLEGVLHGVPGTGMWECVDFYPVSKIGENGLDTSENGPAVKHVLKSSLDDDRNDYYALGTYDAVAGKWIPDNPTIDVGIGLRYDYGNFYASKTFYDQEKKRRILWAWITESDSEAADICKGWASLQSIPRTLKYDKKTGSNIITWPVAEVENLRSNNKEFNKVVVKPGSVIPLEVGSATQLDIMAEFEIDPKVLKRIDGSNATYNCRNSGGSAERGALGPFGLLVLTDNGLSEQTPIYFYIAKEATGNFNTFFCNDLTRSSEATDVRKLIYGSTVPVLQGEKLSLRTLVDHSIIESFAQGGRTSITSRVYPTKAIYENAKLYLFNNATDISITATIKIWQMNSANIQST from the exons atgttGATCTCTAATTCTGAGGAAATTAACAACGGTGTTCCGTACACTCAATTACCGGAGTCGGACAACAACCACTCCGGTAATTCTCCGGTGGCTGCAACATGGCGGAGACCCAAAAAAATGACGTTCATGATATTAACAGGTTTGGtggcattttttttatttttcgttgCGGTGAAATACGGGAATTACGAAGATATCGATGACGTAGATTCGGGACTGCAAGAAACAGTGTGCAATATGCTTGGTTCGAATCTAATGCCGTTGACCAACATGAGGACGTTGGCTCGTGGGAAGGCGGAAGGCGTCTCTGCCAAATCACGTGGACAATTTTTGGGTGCACGGCCGTTTccgtggaccaaaaatatattggCTTGGCAAAGAACGTCCTTCCATTTTCAACCTAAGAAGAATTGGATGAATG ATCCCAATG GCCCATTATATTATAAAGGATGGTACCATTTGTTCTACCAATACAATTCAGAGGCAGCTGTATGGGGAAACATTGTATGGGGCCATGCAGTCTCAAGAGACCTAATTCACTGGCAACATCTGCCAGTGGCTATGGTAGCGGATCAATGGTATGACATTAATGGTGTTTGGACCGGATCAGCTACCTTTCTACCTGACGGTAAACTCATAATGTTATATACTGGGTCGACCAACGAATCAGTCCAAGTTCAAAATCTTGCATACCCGGCCGATCCATCGGATCCTCTTTTAAGAAAATGGATCAAGTATGAGGGCAACCCGGTTCTGGTACCACCACCCGGGATTGCCCAGAAGGACTTTCGTGACCCAACGACCGCGTGGACCACACCAGAAGGCAAATGGCGAATTACTATTGGTTCAAAGGTTAATAGAACCGGAATCTCATTGGTCTATGACACAATTGATTTTAAGAATTTTGAATTATTGGAGGGTGTCCTCCATGGTGTACCGGGTACGGGCATGTGGGAGTGTGTGGACTTTTATCCAGTTTCTAAAATTGGCGAAAATGGACTTGATACATCAGAAAATGGGCCTGCAGTGAAACATGTTTTGAAGTCCAGTCTTGATGATGATCGAAATGACTATTATGCCCTTGGAACATATGATGCTGTGGCTGGAAAATGGATACCTGATAATCCCACAATTGATGTTGGTATTGGGCTAAGATATGATTATGGAAATTTTTATGCATCAAAAACATTTTATGAccaagagaaaaagagaagaattcTTTGGGCTTGGATTACAGAAAGTGATAGTGAAGCTGCTGATATTTGCAAGGGTTGGGCCTCACTTCAG TCAATTCCAAGGACTTTAAAGTATGATAAGAAGACTGGAAGCAACATAATTACATGGCCAGTGGCTGAGGTTGAAAATTTGAGATCAAATAACAAGGAATTCAACAAGGTTGTTGTTAAGCCAGGCTCAGTTATCCCATTAGAAGTTGGTTCTGCCACTCAG TTGGACATAATGGCTGAATTTGAAATAGACCCAAAGGTGTTGAAGAGAATAGATGGAAGTAATGCTACATATAATTGTAGAAACAGTGGTGGATCTGCTGAACGTGGTGCATTAGGACCATTTGGTTTATTGGTTTTAACAGATAATGGATTATCAGAACAAACTCCAATTTATTTCTACATTGCTAAAGAGGCTACTGGCAATTTCAACACATTTTTTTGCAATGATCTCACAAG GTCATCTGAAGCAACAGATGTTCGGAAACTAATCTATGGCAGCACAGTTCCAGTTCTCCAAGGAGAAAAACTTTCTCTAAGAACACTg GTGGATCATTCGATAATAGAAAGTTTTGCACAAGGTGGAAGGACATCAATTACGTCAAGGGTATATCCGACAAAGGCAATATATGAAAATGCTAAGCTCTATTTGTTCAATAATGCTACAGATATTAGCATTACTGCTACAATAAAGATTTGGCAAATGAATTCTGCAAATATACAATCtacttaa